In the genome of Acidovorax sp. 69, the window TTACCGAAGGTACGGGGCCGGGGCGGTGCTTGGCCAGCACTCAGGAACCATCCACGGCAAAAATGGGGGCAGTGTCGGCTGGCCGACCCTGCGCAGGATGTGGCGTGGCCTGGGCTCAGCCCCGTGTCGCAAAATGATTGTTTCCCCATTTTTCTTCACCCATGGCTGTGACACCTCCTCGTGGCGCCCAGAGCGTCCCACCCCATCCAGATACCTATGTCGCCCAGGGGCCCACGGCGTTGCCTGCAAACCCCGCGCGCAGGTCGTTTGTACGGTGGGGGGTGGGCTTGGCTACGGTGGGCGGGGTCGTGGCGGGGGCTGGCTACTTCCTGCATCGGCCCGGGAATGACCGGCAACTGGTTTTTGGCACGATCAGCGAGGCCTTGCGCGAGGTGGAGCGCTTGAACGCAGCCTCGGTGCATGCACTCGTGCCCGCCACGGCGTGGAACTGGTCGCAGACGCTGGAGCACTGCGCGCAGAGCATCGAATACTCGCTGCAAGGGTTCCCGGAACCCAAGTCGGCACTGTTTCAGAACACCGTGGGCACCGCCGCGTTCAGCGTGTTTGCACAGCGCGGCCGTATGAGTCACAGCCTGGAAGAGCCTATTCCGGGTGCGCCGGTGCTGGATGCATCGGCACCCGATGCTGCGGCTGCCCTGGCGCGCTTGCGCAAAGCTGCGCAGGATTTTGCGGCCTATTCAGGAACCCTGCACCCGCACTTTGCCTATGGGGCGTTGAGCCGCGTGCAATACGAGCAGGCGCATGCCATGCACCTGGCCAATCACCTGTCCGCCTTCGACGGTCGCCCCCAGGGCTGAGGGGACCCACTCCCGCACTGGTGCCGTGTGGGTGCCGCTGCAGGGCGCCACAGTGCTCCTGGCAATTGTCAGCAGCTTGATGCAGGTCAAGCGTTGGCGCCTCGCAGCGCAATGTGAACAGGTGCGCCGCGCGTACCATGCCTCGGGGCGGGATGCTGCAATGGCAGGCGTGGCTTGGTGTGCCCTCCTGCCGCTACGCCAACAAGGATCTAAACCATGGGCAGCAAGTGGAAAATTTACGCGACAGCGGCAGCGCTGCTCTTACTGGGTGCCG includes:
- a CDS encoding DUF1569 domain-containing protein, with the translated sequence MAVTPPRGAQSVPPHPDTYVAQGPTALPANPARRSFVRWGVGLATVGGVVAGAGYFLHRPGNDRQLVFGTISEALREVERLNAASVHALVPATAWNWSQTLEHCAQSIEYSLQGFPEPKSALFQNTVGTAAFSVFAQRGRMSHSLEEPIPGAPVLDASAPDAAAALARLRKAAQDFAAYSGTLHPHFAYGALSRVQYEQAHAMHLANHLSAFDGRPQG